CGGCCCGTACACGTACAGGTACATGCCGGAGCAAACCACCCCAGCCGGATCCAGCTGCCCAATCCTCATGAGACCGTGACGTCTTGGGCGGCCGGCACCCCGGCTGTTCCGGGCGGCCGGGCCAGCGTCTAGGGTTTCGGACGTCTGCCCATCGACGGACCCACACGGCGGGCACCGGACCAGAAGCGACGCCGCGCGTGCACACCGGCCGGGAGGGGCTTCGCCGCACCACGCTTTTGGGGGCTTCACCATGGACCCGATGAACCCGCTGCCGGACGACCACGATCCCGCCGACGACGGGGACCGCAAGGGCGGCGACACCGCCCGCCCGCGCGCCTCCCGCGACGACCTCCCCGCCCCGCTCGCCGCCGGGAAGGGACCCGCCCCCGCCCGCACCGCCCAGCTCGTCGCCGGCGACCTGCTGCTCACCGTGAACCCCGTCGACGGCAGCGAGATCGAGCGCTGCCCGCCCGGCCGCCGGCCGGAGCCGCCCGCCCGGCGCACCCCCGAAGAGCGCGCCGAACGCGACCGCGCCGCCGCCCCGCCCGTGCCGGCGGGCCCCGCCGACCCCCTCCCGCCCCTGCTGGAACGCGACGAGCAGCGCGAGCGGCTCGTCCGGCTGCTCTCCCGCGGCCGTTCCGTACGCCTCACCGGCCCGGCCGGCTCCGGTCGCAGCCGCCTCCTCGACGCGGTCGCGGCCGACTGCACCGACCTCGCCCCCGACGGGGTCATACGCCTGTCCGGCCACCGCCGTACCTCCGCCGACGTGCTGTACGACCTCTTCGCGGCCGTCCACCACACGCCCGGCCACCGGCCCGACCGCGCCGGGCTGCTGGCCCTCGTCCGCGAGATCGGCGCCGTCGTCCTCGTCGACGACCTGGAGTTCGGCGGCGCCGCGCTCGACGACCTCCTCGACGCCGCGCCCGAGTGCGCCTTCCTCCTCGCCGCGACGCCTGACACGCCCGCCCCGTCCCCCGACGCGGCCGTCGAGGAGGTCTTCCTCACCGGCCTCGACCGGAGCACCACCCTCGAACTCCTCGAGCACGTCGTGGACCGGCCCCTCACCGACGACGAGGCGAACTGGGCCGGCGACCTCTGGTTCGAGTCCGAGGGGCTGCCGCTGCGCTTCGTCCAGGCCGCCGCCCTGCTGCGGCAGCGCGACACCCTGCGCACCCCGCCGTCCGGGGACGCGGACGACGCCGGCGACAGCGTCTTCACCGACCTGCACGACCACCCCCTGCCCAGCCTCGCCGAAGCGGCCGCTCCCGCCGCGCTGCTCGCCTCCCGGCTCTCCGAGGCCGCCCGTGACACCCTGCGGTTCGCCGTCGCCCTGGGCGGCGAGCTGCCCCACCAGGCGCACTTGCCGGCCCTCGTCGGCGACACCCACGCCGACGCCGCGCTGGGGGAGCTCGTCCGCTGCGGGCTGCTCACCCCGGTGGGCCCGCGCCACCGGCTGGCCGCCGGCATCACCGAGCAGCTCCTGGAACACGGCTACGGCGAGGGCGCCCTGACCCGGGCCCACACCGCGGCGCAGCACTACGCCTGGTGGGCGGGCCACCCGTCGGTCGCCCCCGAGCGGGTGGCCGCCGAGGCCGACGCCGTACTGGCCGTGCTGCACGTGCTCTCCTCCAGCCAGGAGGCCGGCCACGCGAGCGCCGCCGTGCTCCTCGCCCGCAGCGCGGCGCCGGCCCTCGCCGCCGCGCTCCACTGGGGCGCCTGGGAACGGGCGCTGCGCTCCGGCCAGGCCGCGGCCCGCCTCGCGGGCGAGGTCGCCGAAGAGGCGTACTTCCACCACGAGCTGGGCGTCCTCGCCCTGTGCCAGGGCAACCTCGACCGG
This portion of the Streptomyces changanensis genome encodes:
- a CDS encoding ATP-binding protein, which gives rise to MDPMNPLPDDHDPADDGDRKGGDTARPRASRDDLPAPLAAGKGPAPARTAQLVAGDLLLTVNPVDGSEIERCPPGRRPEPPARRTPEERAERDRAAAPPVPAGPADPLPPLLERDEQRERLVRLLSRGRSVRLTGPAGSGRSRLLDAVAADCTDLAPDGVIRLSGHRRTSADVLYDLFAAVHHTPGHRPDRAGLLALVREIGAVVLVDDLEFGGAALDDLLDAAPECAFLLAATPDTPAPSPDAAVEEVFLTGLDRSTTLELLEHVVDRPLTDDEANWAGDLWFESEGLPLRFVQAAALLRQRDTLRTPPSGDADDAGDSVFTDLHDHPLPSLAEAAAPAALLASRLSEAARDTLRFAVALGGELPHQAHLPALVGDTHADAALGELVRCGLLTPVGPRHRLAAGITEQLLEHGYGEGALTRAHTAAQHYAWWAGHPSVAPERVAAEADAVLAVLHVLSSSQEAGHASAAVLLARSAAPALAAALHWGAWERALRSGQAAARLAGEVAEEAYFHHELGVLALCQGNLDRARAALEASIGLRGALADKRGTVAGRRALALVADRERGIGESRTAAGEPPAARQGESPAPFAGAFGPGPGRTAPGAGGGAGAADGGTGSGRPGPAAGAGAAAGAAGGSTGDGGTGAVGAAGAAGLGAAGAAGRPFGTGAGSLGAAGMASGASGTGTGGGATSAAADFDAAFGEGPGSGTALGTGTGRTAAAGSAHGAVADSGAAGTYAYPRQARPVRKGLRGTLLSGARRNLVAAASGALLAAVLGTVVTLGATSGDATGGGGSPGGKVTTEQSAGDGDTGGAGDTGVDDSDGQTPDDGTTGGSGGGTGGGSTAVPGGGEPSSSARPGATGATGSTGDPSTPGTDPSKPGGGTTGGGTGPSTGGTSSSPGTSGSPTTGGPTTTSPGPSGSTTTTPEPTDTATDPGPTETATDPATTGGAAGGTTGGDGGGDSSGGDSGGGASSTATGTPADTGTATGTAGTAV